One window of the Natronomonas marina genome contains the following:
- a CDS encoding amphi-Trp domain-containing protein: MSELETEAEKTRAEVATYLRGLADQLDGDGEVTLDLAGREVRLTPTDPVTLKLEGESDWSEGDTEAKQSIELELVWRREAETPEEGRLDVGPEGA; the protein is encoded by the coding sequence ATGAGCGAACTCGAAACCGAAGCCGAGAAGACCCGGGCCGAAGTCGCCACGTACCTGCGCGGACTGGCCGACCAGCTGGACGGCGACGGGGAGGTGACGCTCGACCTCGCGGGTCGGGAGGTGCGGCTGACCCCGACCGACCCGGTGACGTTGAAACTGGAGGGCGAGTCCGACTGGTCGGAGGGGGACACCGAGGCCAAACAGAGCATCGAACTCGAGTTGGTGTGGCGGCGCGAGGCCGAGACCCCGGAGGAGGGACGACTGGACGTCGGTCCCGAGGGAGCGTAA
- a CDS encoding universal stress protein, producing MYDSILFPTDGSEPAGSVLEYAVDVASEHGATLHVLSVADASREDVGRAGEEAMDAPRLAAQEIVDDAASRAREGGVSVVSAVREGDPSAAIVEYGDASGVELVVMPTHGRHGLKRFLLGSVTERVINTADVPVVAVNPDRERPLRYPPANVLVPTDGSAGAERALSEAIAVTRATGATLHLLHVVETGRLGPDARAVLDEAALTERADEIVAGAVEAARAESLDAVESAVEFGVPSKEIRRYSEANAIDLAVLGTQGETDFSRYVMGGVSAKIVRTSPVPVMWVR from the coding sequence ATGTACGACAGCATCCTCTTTCCCACCGACGGGAGTGAGCCGGCGGGGTCAGTCCTCGAGTACGCCGTCGACGTGGCGTCGGAACACGGGGCGACGCTCCACGTCCTCAGCGTCGCGGACGCGAGTCGGGAGGACGTCGGACGGGCCGGTGAGGAGGCGATGGACGCGCCGAGACTGGCAGCCCAGGAGATCGTCGACGATGCCGCCAGTCGTGCGAGAGAGGGCGGCGTCTCCGTCGTCTCTGCGGTGCGGGAGGGCGACCCGTCGGCCGCTATCGTCGAGTACGGCGACGCCTCCGGCGTCGAGTTGGTCGTGATGCCGACCCACGGCCGACACGGCCTGAAGCGGTTCCTGCTCGGCAGCGTCACCGAGCGCGTCATCAACACCGCCGACGTGCCGGTCGTCGCGGTCAACCCCGACCGGGAGCGCCCGCTGCGGTACCCGCCGGCGAACGTCCTCGTGCCGACCGACGGCAGCGCGGGCGCCGAGCGCGCGCTGTCGGAAGCCATCGCGGTGACGAGGGCGACCGGGGCGACGCTGCACCTGCTGCACGTCGTCGAGACGGGGCGACTCGGACCCGACGCCCGCGCCGTCCTGGACGAAGCGGCACTCACGGAACGGGCCGACGAGATCGTGGCCGGAGCGGTCGAAGCGGCGCGGGCCGAATCGCTCGACGCCGTCGAGAGCGCCGTCGAGTTCGGCGTGCCCTCGAAGGAGATACGGCGCTACAGCGAGGCCAACGCCATCGACCTCGCCGTCCTCGGGACGCAGGGAGAGACCGATTTCAGCCGCTACGTGATGGGCGGCGTGAGCGCGAAGATCGTCCGAACGTCGCCGGTGCCGGTGATGTGGGTTCGTTGA
- a CDS encoding CBS domain-containing protein: protein MTEPDNTVEELMTAPVETVSPDATLAAAARTLNAKGIGSLVVGEDRLDGIITESDVVAAVGEELDPSTPVSALMTDPVVTIRRTETLRAAAERMGHNGVKKLPVVEDGAAIGIITTTDLALHLPNFQVNMAHQAEPDIVDGEWE from the coding sequence ATGACCGAGCCAGACAACACTGTCGAGGAGCTGATGACCGCTCCCGTGGAGACTGTGTCGCCGGACGCGACGCTGGCGGCGGCCGCTCGAACCCTCAACGCGAAGGGTATCGGCTCGCTCGTCGTCGGAGAGGACCGCCTGGACGGCATCATCACCGAGTCCGACGTCGTCGCCGCGGTCGGCGAGGAACTGGACCCCTCGACACCGGTCTCGGCGCTCATGACCGATCCGGTCGTGACGATTCGCCGAACCGAGACGCTCCGGGCGGCCGCAGAACGGATGGGCCACAACGGCGTCAAGAAGCTCCCCGTCGTCGAGGACGGCGCCGCAATCGGTATCATCACGACCACCGACCTCGCGCTGCACCTGCCGAACTTCCAGGTCAACATGGCCCATCAGGCCGAACCCGACATCGTCGACGGCGAGTGGGAGTGA
- a CDS encoding mechanosensitive ion channel domain-containing protein, with product MQVIREWFDGLAAGEQNFVVAVALVVVGLILGGVTAWLIRRVLLAFDVNEVVEGTAFERTARSLGTSTVGLLSQLFGFFVFLIAALYAFETLEFVPSEQVVRGISEFLPQLFVAVLVVIVGVLLGDKAEIVVGERLRSIKLPEVTVIPRLVKYSILYVATLIALSQLGVATGALLILLAAYAFGLFFLGGLAFKDLLSSAAGGIYLLLTEPYSIGDEVEIDGKRGIVQEMDVFVTHVESDGEEYVIPNRIVLRDGAMRVRN from the coding sequence ATGCAGGTAATCCGGGAGTGGTTCGACGGTCTCGCAGCGGGCGAGCAGAACTTCGTCGTCGCCGTCGCCCTCGTCGTCGTCGGGCTGATACTCGGCGGCGTCACCGCCTGGCTCATCCGCCGGGTCCTGCTGGCCTTCGACGTCAACGAGGTAGTAGAGGGGACGGCCTTCGAACGCACCGCACGGAGCCTCGGCACGTCGACGGTCGGACTCCTCTCGCAGCTTTTCGGGTTCTTCGTCTTCCTCATCGCGGCGCTGTACGCCTTCGAGACCCTGGAGTTCGTCCCCTCCGAGCAGGTCGTCCGCGGGATAAGCGAGTTCCTCCCCCAGCTTTTCGTCGCGGTGCTCGTCGTCATCGTCGGCGTCCTCCTCGGCGACAAAGCCGAGATCGTCGTCGGCGAGCGCCTCCGGAGCATCAAACTCCCCGAGGTGACCGTGATTCCGCGGCTCGTGAAGTACTCGATCCTCTACGTGGCGACCCTGATCGCGCTGTCGCAACTGGGTGTGGCGACCGGCGCGCTCCTGATCCTGCTTGCGGCGTACGCCTTCGGGCTCTTCTTTCTCGGCGGGCTGGCGTTCAAGGACCTCCTCTCGTCGGCCGCCGGTGGTATCTACCTCCTGTTGACCGAGCCGTACAGCATCGGCGACGAAGTCGAAATCGACGGCAAACGCGGTATCGTTCAGGAGATGGACGTCTTCGTCACGCACGTCGAGAGCGACGGCGAGGAGTACGTGATCCCGAACCGGATCGTCCTCCGGGACGGCGCGATGCGAGTCCGGAACTGA
- a CDS encoding potassium channel family protein: MPSDLDVIIAGGGRVGFQTATILADRGHDVTIVERDERVVDGIADEWVATVIEGDATDPGIVEQAGIERADVVAALTGESGLNLAVCLAAAELNPEIRTVARIDSASDEAYTRFVDAVLFPERAGARLAANQIIGSDVQTLADTTGDLDIMLVRVAEGAPAAGKQLTEVRFPAGTLVISDEEGNSISRPDTELAAGSRYLVAVEPDVVDEVMNLLQG; this comes from the coding sequence ATGCCCAGTGATCTCGACGTAATCATCGCTGGCGGCGGGCGAGTCGGCTTCCAGACGGCGACGATACTGGCGGACCGGGGCCACGACGTGACCATCGTCGAGCGCGACGAGCGGGTCGTCGACGGGATAGCCGACGAGTGGGTCGCGACGGTCATCGAGGGCGACGCGACCGACCCCGGCATCGTCGAACAGGCGGGCATCGAGCGGGCCGACGTGGTCGCGGCGCTCACCGGCGAGAGCGGCCTGAACCTCGCGGTGTGTCTGGCGGCCGCGGAACTGAACCCCGAGATACGGACGGTCGCCCGAATCGACAGCGCGTCGGACGAGGCGTACACGCGGTTCGTCGATGCGGTCCTGTTCCCCGAGCGCGCCGGCGCGCGCCTGGCCGCAAACCAGATAATCGGCAGCGACGTCCAGACCCTGGCGGACACGACGGGCGACCTCGACATCATGCTCGTCCGGGTCGCCGAGGGCGCGCCGGCCGCCGGGAAGCAACTCACCGAGGTGCGGTTCCCCGCCGGAACGCTCGTCATCTCCGACGAGGAGGGCAACAGCATCTCCCGGCCGGACACCGAACTCGCGGCCGGAAGCCGGTATCTCGTCGCCGTCGAACCCGACGTCGTCGACGAGGTGATGAACCTGTTGCAGGGATAG
- a CDS encoding APC family permease translates to MSSQTRSPNAELGLLDATMIGMGAMIGAGIFVLTGLAAQIAGPAAIVVFALNGVVTAFTGLSYAELAASIPKSGGGYAFVREIFDDLSSFIMGWMLWFAYMIAGALYALGFAPNFLELLHVYGVVAPPDQVGALAVPVVDAAVPVAFLLAFVAVLALVALNAVSTAASGSAETVFTIVKVSILVVFVAFGLTSPMFSGAEFQPLFSEAGGAAAVLPAMGLTFIAFEGYDLITTVTEEVQNPRENIPKAIFISLAATVVVYLAVVTVAIGTLGAEGLADAGEAGIAAAATSFMPTGLPVIRNGGALIVFGAVFSTLTALNAVVIASSRVAFSMGREEQLLPSFGQLHHRYGTPFVAILASAVVMLGSVALPTQSAGNMSSLFFLLSFVIVNVAVIRLRRERPDMNRPYEMPLYPVPPLVGIGLNLVLTVVLVEYLIRTDPLALGLSVGWILLGGVAYLLLDRAGNRPEPGPSTGSEMTPGGED, encoded by the coding sequence GTGAGCAGCCAGACCCGTTCTCCGAACGCCGAACTCGGACTGCTGGACGCGACGATGATCGGCATGGGCGCGATGATAGGGGCCGGCATCTTCGTGCTGACGGGGCTGGCGGCCCAGATCGCCGGCCCGGCGGCCATCGTCGTCTTCGCGTTGAACGGCGTCGTCACCGCCTTCACGGGGCTGTCGTACGCCGAACTCGCCGCCTCGATTCCCAAGAGCGGGGGCGGCTACGCCTTCGTCCGCGAGATATTCGACGACCTCTCGTCGTTCATCATGGGGTGGATGCTCTGGTTCGCCTACATGATAGCCGGCGCGCTGTACGCGCTGGGCTTCGCGCCGAACTTCCTGGAGTTGCTCCACGTCTACGGGGTCGTCGCCCCGCCGGACCAGGTGGGCGCGCTCGCCGTGCCGGTCGTCGACGCCGCCGTGCCGGTCGCGTTCCTCCTCGCGTTCGTCGCCGTGCTCGCGCTGGTGGCGCTCAACGCGGTGTCGACGGCCGCGAGCGGCAGCGCCGAGACGGTGTTCACCATCGTCAAGGTGTCCATCCTGGTCGTGTTCGTCGCTTTCGGGCTGACGTCGCCGATGTTCTCCGGTGCGGAGTTCCAGCCGCTGTTCTCCGAGGCCGGCGGCGCCGCGGCGGTGCTCCCGGCGATGGGACTCACGTTCATCGCCTTCGAGGGGTACGACCTCATCACGACGGTCACCGAGGAGGTCCAGAACCCCCGCGAGAACATCCCGAAGGCCATCTTCATCAGCCTCGCCGCGACGGTGGTCGTCTACCTGGCGGTGGTCACCGTCGCCATCGGCACCCTCGGCGCCGAGGGCCTGGCCGACGCCGGCGAGGCGGGCATCGCCGCCGCGGCAACCTCCTTCATGCCGACCGGGCTCCCCGTCATCCGGAACGGCGGCGCACTCATCGTCTTCGGCGCCGTCTTCTCGACGCTGACCGCGCTCAACGCCGTGGTCATCGCCTCCTCGCGCGTCGCGTTCTCGATGGGCCGCGAGGAGCAGTTGCTGCCCTCCTTTGGACAGCTACACCACCGCTACGGGACGCCGTTCGTCGCGATTCTCGCCAGCGCCGTCGTCATGCTCGGCTCCGTGGCGCTACCGACCCAGAGCGCCGGCAACATGTCGAGTCTGTTCTTCCTCCTGTCGTTCGTCATCGTCAACGTGGCCGTCATCCGCCTCCGCCGGGAGCGGCCGGACATGAATCGCCCCTACGAGATGCCGCTGTACCCCGTCCCGCCGCTGGTCGGCATCGGGCTGAACCTCGTCCTGACGGTGGTACTCGTCGAGTACCTGATTCGGACGGACCCGCTGGCGCTGGGACTCAGCGTCGGCTGGATACTGCTCGGCGGCGTCGCCTACCTCCTGCTGGACCGCGCGGGCAACCGCCCCGAGCCGGGGCCGTCGACCGGTAGCGAAATGACGCCAGGGGGTGAAGACTGA
- a CDS encoding cob(I)yrinic acid a,c-diamide adenosyltransferase, with protein sequence MKIYTGRGDEGRTDLRDMSRVSKTSPRIEAYGTVDEVNSLVGRVRPSGYDDVDEKLAAVQNHLHIIQADFANPDKDDEDSPHVRAEHVERLEEWMDAFDDELDPLENFILPGGSDVGSKLHHARSVCRRAERRAVALASDEPVNDAAVAYLNRLSDALFVWARVVNKREGVREEPPEY encoded by the coding sequence ATGAAGATATACACCGGCCGCGGCGACGAGGGGAGGACCGACCTGCGGGACATGTCGCGCGTCTCGAAGACCAGCCCGCGAATCGAGGCCTACGGGACCGTCGACGAGGTCAACAGCCTCGTCGGGCGGGTCCGGCCGTCGGGCTACGACGACGTCGACGAGAAACTGGCCGCCGTCCAGAACCACCTCCACATCATCCAGGCGGACTTCGCCAATCCCGACAAAGACGACGAGGACAGCCCCCACGTCCGGGCGGAACACGTCGAACGGCTCGAGGAGTGGATGGACGCCTTCGACGACGAACTCGACCCGCTGGAGAACTTCATCCTGCCCGGCGGCAGCGACGTCGGGTCGAAACTCCACCACGCCCGGTCGGTCTGCCGGCGGGCCGAGCGCCGCGCGGTCGCGCTGGCCTCCGACGAACCAGTCAACGACGCCGCCGTCGCCTACCTGAACCGCCTGTCGGACGCGCTGTTCGTGTGGGCCCGCGTCGTCAACAAGCGCGAGGGCGTCCGCGAGGAACCCCCGGAGTACTGA
- a CDS encoding alpha/beta fold hydrolase: protein MAPSDDRSVQRYRARPDTVATDRGSGPPLVLCHGTLMDRTMFAPQVEALADDYRVVAYDTRARTDRYVGPYDLYNLADDCAALLDAKGIDSCVLGGMSMGGFMALRFAERYPDRVDGLVLVDTTAGPHQEAEIERYGEMIETTRAEGEVPEQLAGVVKHILFGETTIEQRPDLVDSWVDRWLTYPGDAVYYEVDSWLERPDFTDELAGIDVPALVVHGEEDVALEPERSDSLVAELDARREMVSDAGHSSNLENPEPVNEAIRAFLGDVY from the coding sequence ATGGCACCATCCGACGATCGCTCGGTGCAGCGGTACCGTGCTCGGCCCGACACCGTGGCGACCGACCGGGGGTCGGGCCCGCCGCTGGTCCTCTGTCACGGGACGCTGATGGACCGGACGATGTTCGCCCCGCAGGTCGAGGCCCTGGCCGACGACTACCGCGTCGTCGCCTACGACACCCGGGCACGGACCGACCGCTACGTCGGGCCCTACGACCTCTACAACCTCGCCGACGACTGTGCGGCGCTTCTGGACGCGAAGGGCATCGACTCCTGCGTCCTCGGCGGGATGTCGATGGGCGGGTTCATGGCGCTCCGGTTCGCCGAACGGTACCCCGACCGCGTCGACGGTCTCGTACTCGTCGACACGACCGCTGGCCCCCACCAGGAGGCCGAAATCGAACGCTACGGCGAGATGATAGAGACGACCCGCGCCGAGGGGGAGGTCCCCGAACAGCTGGCCGGCGTCGTCAAGCACATCCTCTTCGGCGAGACCACCATCGAACAGCGGCCCGACCTCGTCGACTCGTGGGTCGACCGGTGGCTCACCTACCCCGGCGACGCCGTCTACTACGAGGTCGACTCCTGGCTGGAGCGCCCGGACTTCACCGACGAACTCGCGGGCATCGACGTTCCCGCCCTCGTCGTCCACGGCGAGGAGGACGTCGCCCTGGAGCCCGAGCGCTCGGACTCGCTCGTCGCGGAACTGGACGCCCGCCGGGAGATGGTTTCCGACGCGGGCCACTCATCGAACCTCGAGAACCCCGAGCCGGTCAACGAGGCCATCCGGGCGTTCCTCGGGGACGTGTACTAG
- the dacZ gene encoding diadenylate cyclase DacZ: MSELGDLLDDIVADVDSVFLFSPSASLHESFAEADVPVVVVAPENSVDAEQYVELPLEFQSLRERIRFGVEGGLDSDYLEEGDQVACAAKLFADDIDTVTRVRAGDFDRSGVYDLFVNSRAEPEVIRNVLEVAIELGKKGQKGKRVGALFVVGDAGKVMNKSRPLSYNPFEKSHVHVGDPIVNVMLKEFSRLDGAFVISDSGKIVSAYRYLEPSAEGVDIPKGLGTRHMAAGAITRDTNAVAVVLSESDGLIRAFSGGEIVLELDPEEY; this comes from the coding sequence ATGAGCGAACTCGGGGACCTCCTGGACGACATCGTCGCCGACGTCGATAGCGTGTTTCTCTTCTCCCCGAGCGCCTCGCTTCACGAGTCGTTCGCAGAGGCCGACGTGCCGGTCGTCGTCGTCGCGCCCGAAAACTCCGTCGACGCCGAGCAGTACGTGGAGTTGCCCCTGGAGTTCCAGAGCCTCCGGGAGCGCATCCGGTTCGGGGTCGAGGGCGGTCTCGACAGCGACTACCTCGAGGAGGGCGACCAGGTCGCCTGTGCGGCGAAACTGTTCGCCGACGACATCGACACGGTGACGCGGGTCCGGGCCGGCGACTTCGACCGCTCCGGCGTCTACGACCTCTTCGTCAACAGCCGCGCCGAACCGGAGGTCATCCGGAACGTCCTCGAGGTGGCCATCGAACTCGGCAAGAAGGGTCAGAAGGGCAAGCGCGTCGGCGCGCTGTTCGTCGTCGGTGACGCCGGCAAGGTGATGAACAAGTCCCGGCCGCTGTCGTACAACCCCTTCGAGAAGAGCCACGTCCACGTCGGCGACCCCATCGTGAACGTGATGCTCAAGGAGTTCTCCCGGCTGGACGGCGCCTTCGTCATCAGCGACTCGGGGAAGATCGTCTCCGCCTACCGGTACCTCGAACCCTCCGCGGAGGGCGTCGACATCCCGAAGGGGCTGGGCACCCGCCACATGGCCGCCGGCGCCATCACGCGGGACACGAACGCCGTCGCGGTGGTGCTGTCCGAGTCCGACGGACTCATCCGGGCGTTCTCGGGCGGTGAGATAGTCCTCGAACTCGACCCGGAGGAGTACTGA
- a CDS encoding NAD(P)/FAD-dependent oxidoreductase: MQQVDVAIVGGGPAGASAGHAAASEGADAVVVEKGVPRADREELGPDSTDAAGILDYWVDLMNLDEPIPERVKHQELDAAEFVSPNATLELTNTNMESSYPNFGFTVHRARFDDWLRERAERAGAEYRVGTAVADVETDLTGAPTHVLTLRDGTEIETDHLVLADGPQRTVTGTVLENWLPEEAMDRLASRRANHIAYQEYRRMPEELFEGDRIKFWWGYMPGHTAYPWVFPNDDPVARIGLTMPIGMDLEAVENRDAYGLLRPEDERVPQGSTYIRRLLEEVYDGYDLADFPLLEDRGKSGGTETYPISSTRPIESPTAANVAVVGGAMGATSAFHEGGDHVAIRTGQIAGRLAARDRLSAYNAEWQAAVGDEIRRNCVFADVVRGYEPDDWDTVFGLVNRVKGRDGFEPYQTVYAGLTGAKLFGEYLWRKFGYRNGGYAQVRESEYADLAR, translated from the coding sequence ATGCAACAGGTAGACGTCGCCATCGTCGGTGGCGGGCCGGCCGGCGCCTCGGCCGGTCACGCGGCCGCCAGCGAGGGTGCCGACGCCGTCGTCGTCGAGAAGGGCGTCCCGCGGGCCGACCGGGAGGAACTCGGCCCGGACTCGACGGATGCCGCCGGAATCCTCGACTACTGGGTCGACCTGATGAACCTCGACGAACCCATCCCCGAGCGGGTCAAACATCAGGAACTGGACGCCGCCGAGTTCGTCAGTCCAAACGCGACCCTGGAGTTGACGAACACGAACATGGAGTCGTCGTACCCGAACTTCGGGTTCACCGTCCACCGGGCCCGCTTCGACGACTGGCTCCGGGAACGCGCCGAGCGAGCGGGTGCCGAGTATCGCGTCGGCACCGCCGTCGCCGACGTCGAGACGGACCTGACGGGCGCGCCGACGCACGTCCTCACCCTCCGTGACGGCACCGAAATCGAGACCGACCACCTGGTGCTGGCCGACGGTCCCCAGCGCACCGTCACCGGAACCGTCCTCGAGAACTGGCTGCCCGAGGAGGCGATGGACCGCCTCGCCTCCCGCCGGGCCAACCACATCGCCTACCAGGAGTACCGCCGGATGCCAGAGGAACTGTTCGAGGGCGACCGCATCAAGTTCTGGTGGGGGTACATGCCCGGCCACACCGCCTACCCGTGGGTGTTCCCGAACGACGACCCCGTCGCCCGGATCGGGCTGACGATGCCCATCGGGATGGATCTGGAGGCGGTCGAGAACCGCGATGCCTACGGCCTGCTCCGCCCGGAGGACGAGCGGGTCCCCCAGGGGTCGACCTACATCCGGCGGCTCCTCGAGGAGGTCTACGACGGCTACGACCTCGCGGACTTCCCCCTGCTCGAGGACCGCGGCAAGTCCGGCGGCACCGAGACGTACCCCATCTCCTCGACGCGCCCCATCGAGTCGCCGACGGCCGCAAACGTCGCCGTCGTCGGCGGCGCGATGGGCGCGACGTCGGCGTTCCACGAGGGCGGCGACCACGTCGCGATCCGGACGGGCCAGATCGCCGGCCGGTTGGCGGCCCGCGACCGCCTCTCCGCGTACAACGCCGAGTGGCAGGCCGCCGTCGGCGACGAGATCCGACGGAACTGCGTCTTCGCCGACGTCGTCCGCGGCTACGAACCGGACGACTGGGACACCGTCTTCGGGCTGGTCAACCGCGTCAAGGGCCGGGACGGATTCGAACCGTACCAGACCGTCTACGCCGGACTCACCGGCGCGAAGTTGTTCGGCGAGTACCTCTGGCGGAAGTTCGGCTACCGGAACGGCGGCTACGCGCAGGTCCGGGAATCCGAGTACGCGGACCTCGCCCGCTGA